A window of Neorhizobium galegae bv. orientalis str. HAMBI 540 genomic DNA:
AAGCGCGGCGACTCGCCGTCACACTGGTCTTCTTCATCACCTTCTTCAATGCGATGCAGGGCGTACGTGAAGTCAATCCTGTCGTTCTTGCCAATGCGAAAATCCTGGGTGCCAAACGCTCGGATCTCCTGCGCCATGTCTACTTCCCTGCAGCTGCCAGCTGGATCCTATCGTCGCTGCGCACATCGGTGGGCTTTGCGGTGGTCGGTGCGATCATCGGGGAGTATCTTGGCGCATCCGCGGGACTTGGCTACCTCATTGCCCAGGCGGAAGGCAATTTCGACGCGGTCGGCGTGTTCGCCGGCATCATCATCCTGGCGATCTTCGTCCTGATCATCGACAGTATCCTCGACGTGATCGAAAGCAAGCTCATCAAATGGCGGCCAAACGCGGCGGAAGAGCGGCCGGCGTGATGCTTTGGAGGCCGGCTCATGCCGGCCTATCTCCAATGCGCAACTGCTAACCCAAGAGGCGTTCGGAAGAGCTAGGGTCAACGGTTGCATCCTGACGCGTCACCTTGGCGACCACGATGCGGAAACCGTTTCCGCGCCAGAAACCGTCGGGCTCAAGGCTACCGCGATAGGTGCAGCAGGCCTTTGGCTTGCCGCTGGAGAAACAGCCGCCGCGCAACACTCTGCGGACGGACGGTGCGGCGTCTGGTCTCTCGCGACCGTCGTCCGCATAGGGATATTTGAAACTCGGCGTTCCCATGTCCTCGCCCCAGAGCGTTGTGCCCCATTCCCAGACTTGACCAGCCATGTCGTAGCACCCGTAAGGGGAACGACCCTTGGGAAAGAGGCCGACCGTGCAGGTATTGTTGAAACCCGCTTCCTCGGAATTTGCGGCATCGTCGACCCATGTATTGCCCCAGGGATAGACGATGATTTCGTCGCCCACATCCGGCTGATCACCCCGCGCAGCGCGCTCCCATTCCGGTTCCGTCGGCAGACGAACGGTCTCGTCTGCCCCGATCCGGCCTCCGGCACGCCAGCGCGCCGTCAGCCAGTCGCAGTAGGCTCGCGCATCCCGCCAGGTCAGGTCAGTGGCCGGCGCATTGCGGCGATCCTCGGCAAAGCCGTCCGGGCTGCGCCACAATCGTCCGGTTTCCCCGACAAAAGCACTGTAGGCGGCGTTCGTCACAGGATAGAGACCTATACGGAAGGCCTCGACAGACACCTGATGCGGCGGCGCAGAGTTGGGATGAGTGTTGGAACCGAAGGTGAAGGTACCGCCCGGCACATCCGCCAGCGCATCGAGATCGCGCGGATCACCCCAGACCGACAGTTTGCGGCCTGCCCTTTCGCGCTCGGGCGGGGACAATGCTCCATCCCGGACAATTGCCAGAAGGTGATGCGCGACGAGATCCCGCAGCGAACCAGGTTCCGTCAGCAGATCGGCCGCAAGGAGCGCACCGCGCCGTACCGCGTCGCCGTTACCCTCAATGAGAGCTTCGATCAATGTGTTTGCCTTTTCCGAGCCGGATAGCCGCAGGGCAAGACTCCTGAGCACCGGTGTCCAGAGATCGGGGCGTTGACGGAAAGGCTGGACGGCTTCTTCTGCAGACCGCGAGGCGAGATGGCATGCGGCAAGCAGCTGGCGTACACGCGTGACCGGCAGAACCGCGGGATCGTCGAGCTTCCCAGTCAGCGCGTCGAACGCCAGCCCGGAGAGGAACGCCGCCGTCCCGGCATCGCCGCATACTTTTATAAGCCAATCATCAGTAATCGCCTCGGCAGTCTCGCCGGCATTTTCCCCATTGATCGCCATGGCGAACAGTGCCGGATTGGCGGCGGCATCTCCCAGCGCTATGCCTGTCGCATCGAGATCGAGCCCGGCGAGCCGCCTGGCCGCATCACGGCGCTGGACCTTCAGCAGCGGCAGGAGATCGTAACGCACGAAGCCCGACGGAAGCGCCCACCCCTTGACGACGGAAATCTCGCCGAGCGCCAGCAGGCGAATGCGCAGATAGCGAG
This region includes:
- a CDS encoding SUMF1/EgtB/PvdO family nonheme iron enzyme, which produces MTVPTVLRDALFSKAREFGQAPLLSLPDGSVVDLQAGSIPLLVNFSFEDKAAKGLRKLKDQAEPEPVVYFSALEMVRDHPVLLLAGETGSGKTSFARHLAFRLAGEGPVMAPLSRNDLGAVHDESWGLEDVLPLYVSVTAGKTFAELLEVALPKNEALLSAEAWTKSDATLLVMLDGIDAAGADGLALLSEALLFQARYLRIRLLALGEISVVKGWALPSGFVRYDLLPLLKVQRRDAARRLAGLDLDATGIALGDAAANPALFAMAINGENAGETAEAITDDWLIKVCGDAGTAAFLSGLAFDALTGKLDDPAVLPVTRVRQLLAACHLASRSAEEAVQPFRQRPDLWTPVLRSLALRLSGSEKANTLIEALIEGNGDAVRRGALLAADLLTEPGSLRDLVAHHLLAIVRDGALSPPERERAGRKLSVWGDPRDLDALADVPGGTFTFGSNTHPNSAPPHQVSVEAFRIGLYPVTNAAYSAFVGETGRLWRSPDGFAEDRRNAPATDLTWRDARAYCDWLTARWRAGGRIGADETVRLPTEPEWERAARGDQPDVGDEIIVYPWGNTWVDDAANSEEAGFNNTCTVGLFPKGRSPYGCYDMAGQVWEWGTTLWGEDMGTPSFKYPYADDGRERPDAAPSVRRVLRGGCFSSGKPKACCTYRGSLEPDGFWRGNGFRIVVAKVTRQDATVDPSSSERLLG